In one Geoglobus acetivorans genomic region, the following are encoded:
- a CDS encoding DUF2103 domain-containing protein produces the protein MKCRFCFSELEEEFDFCLVCGNRNLKLAGLFAESGRLNLALFGDVQRTLTFRLYGEWESLRNTFEVVWEKLHRKRADKLYLSGESRDIISETERMLKLSALYPLEISVLEPMERNEFLRTLSEFMTSSGEMEKVHLRPESKIGGAHSTIIGGREGRGLVMRIAESEFVKKIVPGIIENKGTTTGSVRLKLTRSDDRGNIRALLIHGGSVQQIHVITTARNREEGEMLIKMLRSLLH, from the coding sequence ATGAAATGCAGGTTCTGCTTCTCAGAGCTTGAAGAAGAGTTTGATTTCTGTCTTGTCTGTGGCAACCGCAATCTGAAGCTCGCGGGACTTTTTGCAGAGTCCGGAAGGCTGAACCTGGCATTATTCGGGGACGTGCAGAGAACGCTAACCTTCAGGCTTTACGGTGAATGGGAAAGTCTGAGAAACACCTTTGAGGTTGTCTGGGAAAAGCTGCACAGAAAAAGAGCAGATAAGCTGTATCTGTCGGGAGAAAGCAGAGACATTATCTCCGAAACCGAAAGAATGCTCAAACTGAGTGCCCTCTACCCTCTGGAGATCTCGGTTCTTGAACCGATGGAGAGGAATGAATTCCTCAGAACTCTGAGTGAGTTTATGACAAGCTCCGGAGAGATGGAAAAAGTGCATTTAAGGCCTGAGAGCAAGATAGGTGGGGCGCATTCGACAATCATAGGGGGGCGGGAGGGAAGAGGGCTTGTGATGAGAATAGCTGAATCAGAATTCGTGAAAAAGATTGTGCCCGGAATTATAGAAAACAAGGGAACCACCACAGGCAGTGTCAGATTGAAGCTCACGAGAAGCGATGACAGGGGGAACATAAGGGCGCTGCTCATCCACGGGGGAAGTGTCCAGCAGATTCACGTGATTACGACGGCAAGAAACAGAGAAGAGGGGGAAATGCTGATAAAAATGCTCCGCTCACTCCTTCATTAG
- a CDS encoding dolichyl-phosphate beta-glucosyltransferase, which translates to MISIIFPAYNEAARLKKAFESVREYMTENFDEFEIIIAEDGSTDGTDRIAQSLEEKYSFVRHLHSDERLGRGKALNNAIKNSRYQFVLYMDVDLSTDLKHIKDVYDALESGYDIAIGSRLMRESSASRPFSRDFPSKTYNFLVRTLLGSKIHDHQCGFKGFRKSSIIRIIDRIEDNHWFWDTELLVLAQREGLKIKEIPVSWKHGGDSKVSVARDSIYMLRNILRMI; encoded by the coding sequence ATGATATCGATAATATTTCCTGCATATAACGAAGCGGCAAGACTGAAAAAAGCGTTTGAAAGCGTAAGAGAATACATGACAGAAAATTTTGACGAATTTGAGATAATCATAGCTGAAGACGGCTCCACTGACGGCACTGACAGAATAGCACAGAGCTTGGAGGAAAAATACTCTTTCGTCAGGCATCTGCACAGCGATGAAAGGCTTGGGAGGGGGAAAGCCCTGAACAACGCCATAAAAAACTCCAGATACCAGTTTGTCCTCTACATGGACGTTGACCTGTCCACAGATCTCAAACACATAAAAGACGTGTACGACGCCCTCGAAAGCGGTTACGACATCGCCATAGGGTCAAGACTCATGAGAGAGAGCTCCGCCAGCAGACCATTTTCAAGAGACTTTCCCTCGAAAACATACAACTTTCTCGTGAGAACTCTGCTGGGGTCAAAAATTCACGACCACCAGTGCGGATTCAAGGGCTTCAGGAAATCAAGTATCATCAGAATAATAGACAGAATAGAGGACAACCACTGGTTCTGGGATACTGAACTGCTGGTCCTTGCCCAGCGAGAGGGGCTGAAAATAAAGGAAATTCCGGTGAGTTGGAAACACGGCGGCGATTCGAAGGTGAGTGTTGCCAGGGACAGCATCTACATGCTCAGAAACATACTGAGAATGATATGA